From the Acidobacteriota bacterium genome, one window contains:
- a CDS encoding ABC transporter permease — MKSEPRHQDDPTPKVRPPAAAEWLLGWLPEIYRECILGDLEERFYSQVLPLKGRAAARKWYWREALRAVNPIYWPHLGRFSQTARKAAVGMRRVGRAAAAAGDDLSLAWRRLKQSPGFVLAALLSLTLGIGATSAVFSLLEGLWLRPLPIPAGQRLVELSQSMPGAGFDVLGSTPLEISEYAQAESLEWAADHHSMYFTLLDGVSPSSVETGVVAWDFFHKLGVEVLHGRGLRAADDSAHGEGRLLLSFGYWQEHYGGSLTVLDQAVEMNNRPHRIIGILPPLPFYPLDADVYMPHSNCPFRVRTQQAQPRGRGGYRALALLTPGVSLAEARREVSAIAQDMQRRFPDDYPLDSGFTVRLRPLQDVLAERARTPLAVLFATVLCVFLIVCANLANLNLARLTRRTPEMALRSALGAGRGRLLGQLLTEGFLLAGAAALLGLASAAASLELLRPFAARLSVRAAEISIDGGVLALALTGSVLATLIFCLLPGLILLHSEGRAQGLTSRSRVHRAPGAGRLRGLLVVAQVAFSVVLLVAAGLMLQSVFKLQQVDPGFDPKRVLGTNVRLNWTLYLDDDQVNAFYLPLLEDLSQRPGVLSAALAAHVPLDGRTSTGSYRLAKAVAAEEDSQPLATYNRSLVPAPQAEMLVEEQEYRTELQSVSGRYFEVMGIPVLAGQIGAFLGSQQAVINRTLAERHWDDPSQALGSKLYLGTWENPLTVTAVVGDVHEQDLSVRPSPQLYVPFNLSPWRQAIVLLRTPQSAGSAAAMLRQAVDRLDSEQPLEAFQPMEELHRESIAPPRQTAQLLGVFALAALIVTATGIVGVTAYSASRRRHEFGVRMVFGASRRSILFNVLREGLGLTALGLFLGLPVALLTSRLLQELLFGVTWSDPLTYVAVTLFFLVAAAAATLYPARRATSIDPAASLRCE; from the coding sequence GTGAAATCCGAGCCTCGCCATCAGGACGATCCTACCCCAAAGGTGCGTCCGCCGGCCGCGGCCGAGTGGCTGCTGGGCTGGCTGCCCGAGATTTATCGGGAATGCATCCTGGGCGATCTTGAGGAGCGTTTCTATAGTCAAGTCCTGCCGCTGAAAGGCAGAGCCGCGGCCCGCAAGTGGTACTGGAGGGAGGCGCTGCGGGCCGTCAATCCGATTTACTGGCCCCACCTGGGCCGCTTTTCTCAAACAGCCCGCAAGGCGGCTGTGGGCATGCGCCGGGTTGGACGCGCGGCGGCGGCCGCGGGCGACGACCTTTCCCTGGCCTGGAGGCGCCTCAAGCAGAGTCCCGGCTTCGTGCTGGCGGCTTTGCTGAGCCTGACCTTGGGCATCGGCGCCACCTCGGCGGTCTTCAGTTTGCTGGAGGGACTGTGGCTGCGTCCCTTGCCGATTCCGGCGGGCCAGCGTCTGGTGGAACTCAGCCAGTCCATGCCTGGGGCCGGCTTCGATGTCTTGGGGTCGACGCCCCTGGAGATTTCGGAGTACGCTCAAGCGGAATCCTTGGAGTGGGCCGCCGACCATCACTCCATGTACTTCACCCTGCTCGACGGCGTCAGTCCCAGCAGCGTGGAAACGGGAGTCGTGGCCTGGGATTTCTTCCACAAGCTGGGAGTCGAGGTTCTGCACGGCCGAGGACTGCGGGCCGCGGACGACAGCGCCCACGGGGAAGGACGCCTGCTGCTCAGCTTCGGCTACTGGCAGGAGCATTACGGCGGTTCTCTGACGGTGCTGGACCAGGCGGTGGAGATGAACAACCGGCCCCACCGCATCATCGGCATCCTTCCCCCACTGCCCTTCTACCCCTTAGACGCTGACGTCTACATGCCTCATTCCAACTGCCCTTTCCGCGTCCGCACCCAGCAGGCGCAGCCGCGGGGACGGGGAGGCTACCGGGCCCTGGCCCTTCTGACCCCCGGAGTGAGTTTGGCGGAGGCCCGGCGGGAGGTGTCGGCCATCGCCCAGGACATGCAGCGCCGCTTTCCCGACGATTACCCACTGGACAGCGGGTTTACCGTGCGCCTGCGTCCCTTGCAGGACGTGTTGGCCGAACGGGCCCGCACGCCGCTGGCAGTCCTCTTCGCCACCGTCCTCTGCGTCTTCCTCATCGTCTGCGCCAACCTGGCCAACCTCAATCTGGCCCGTCTGACCCGGCGGACCCCCGAGATGGCCCTGCGCAGCGCCCTGGGGGCAGGACGCGGACGCCTGCTGGGGCAGCTCTTGACCGAAGGATTCCTGCTGGCCGGCGCCGCGGCCCTGCTGGGACTGGCTTCGGCCGCCGCCTCGCTGGAACTGCTGCGTCCTTTCGCCGCCCGCCTGAGCGTACGGGCCGCCGAGATCAGCATCGACGGAGGCGTGCTGGCGCTGGCCCTGACGGGTTCGGTGCTGGCCACCTTGATCTTCTGCCTGCTGCCGGGACTCATCCTGCTCCATTCGGAAGGGCGCGCTCAGGGATTGACCAGCCGTTCGCGCGTCCACCGGGCGCCCGGCGCCGGACGCCTGAGAGGACTGCTGGTGGTGGCCCAGGTGGCCTTCTCGGTGGTGCTGCTGGTGGCCGCCGGCCTGATGCTGCAAAGCGTCTTCAAGCTGCAGCAGGTCGATCCAGGTTTCGACCCCAAGCGCGTCTTGGGCACCAACGTCCGACTCAACTGGACCCTCTATCTCGACGATGACCAGGTCAACGCCTTCTACCTGCCCCTGCTCGAGGATCTCTCTCAGCGCCCAGGCGTTCTCTCGGCCGCTTTGGCGGCTCACGTGCCCTTGGACGGCCGGACCTCGACAGGCAGCTACCGGCTGGCCAAGGCCGTGGCTGCGGAGGAAGACTCGCAACCCCTGGCGACCTACAACCGCAGCCTGGTGCCGGCGCCGCAGGCCGAGATGCTGGTCGAGGAGCAGGAGTACCGCACCGAGTTGCAGTCGGTTTCCGGACGCTACTTCGAAGTCATGGGTATTCCTGTTCTAGCCGGCCAGATCGGAGCCTTCCTGGGGTCGCAGCAGGCCGTCATCAATCGTACGCTTGCCGAACGCCATTGGGACGATCCATCCCAAGCGCTGGGGAGCAAGCTCTACCTGGGGACATGGGAGAATCCTCTCACCGTCACCGCCGTGGTGGGCGACGTGCACGAGCAGGACCTGAGCGTGCGGCCCAGTCCTCAGCTTTACGTCCCCTTCAACTTGTCTCCCTGGAGGCAGGCCATCGTGCTGCTGCGCACGCCTCAGAGCGCCGGGAGCGCCGCAGCCATGTTGCGCCAAGCCGTGGACCGGCTGGATAGCGAGCAGCCGCTGGAGGCTTTCCAGCCCATGGAAGAACTGCACCGCGAGTCCATCGCCCCGCCCCGTCAGACGGCCCAGTTGCTGGGTGTTTTCGCCTTGGCCGCCCTCATCGTTACCGCCACCGGAATCGTGGGCGTGACGGCTTACTCGGCTTCCCGCCGCCGTCACGAGTTCGGCGTGCGCATGGTCTTCGGCGCCAGCCGCCGGTCGATTCTTTTCAACGTTCTCAGGGAGGGTCTGGGGCTGACCGCTCTGGGCCTGTTTCTCGGCCTGCCCGTCGCCCTGCTCACCAGCCGCCTCCTGCAGGAGCTGCTCTTCGGAGTCACCTGGTCCGACCCATTGACCTATGTCGCGGTAACCCTCTTCTTCCTCGTGGCCGCCGCCGCCGCCACTCTCTACCCCGCCCGCCGCGCCACCTCCATCGACCCCGCCGCCTCCCTGCGCTGCGAATGA
- a CDS encoding helix-turn-helix transcriptional regulator: MGKKGFLGEFEQLVMLAVARLKGGDDAYGMRIHEELQETIDRPVSITAVYVTLSRLEEKGLVSSWKGEPTAERGGRAKKYFKLEAAGEEALKQSREFLVRLWEGVELGAEE; encoded by the coding sequence ATGGGTAAGAAAGGGTTTTTGGGCGAGTTCGAGCAATTGGTCATGCTGGCGGTGGCCCGTCTTAAGGGAGGAGACGACGCCTACGGCATGCGCATCCATGAAGAATTGCAGGAGACGATCGACCGTCCCGTTTCCATTACGGCGGTTTACGTGACTTTGTCGCGGCTGGAGGAAAAGGGCCTGGTGTCCTCCTGGAAGGGAGAACCCACTGCCGAGAGGGGGGGACGGGCCAAGAAGTACTTCAAGCTGGAAGCTGCCGGTGAGGAAGCGCTCAAGCAGTCCAGGGAGTTTTTGGTGCGCCTTTGGGAAGGCGTCGAATTGGGTGCCGAAGAGTGA
- a CDS encoding ROK family protein, whose protein sequence is MLRIGIDLGGTKIEGIVADDDLKDVVRRRIPTRQSEGYAAIVTRLAGFVAQLEEEAGTSCPVGICTPGSISPRSGLMRNSNTVCLNGRPLKKDLEEALGREAAMENDANCFALAEALLGAGRGYSCVFGVIMGTGVGGGIVLDGRVHSGRLLIGGEWGHQKLYPGGNPCYCGQKGCVETYLSGPALEGRWEEDQGGPSLSLAEIVEWVEAHPQEQRCKSWKDGFLTDFGLALSNVVNVLDPDAIVLGGGVSNVAFLYGQGLDSLHEYVFSDYCDTPVKKNQLGDSSGVFGAACLTL, encoded by the coding sequence ATGCTTCGAATCGGCATCGACTTAGGCGGAACCAAGATCGAGGGGATTGTGGCCGACGACGATCTCAAAGATGTGGTGCGCCGCCGCATCCCCACCCGCCAGAGCGAAGGCTACGCGGCCATCGTCACCCGCCTGGCCGGCTTCGTCGCGCAGCTTGAAGAGGAAGCCGGGACGTCCTGCCCCGTAGGCATCTGTACGCCCGGCTCCATCTCGCCCCGCAGCGGACTGATGCGCAACTCCAACACCGTCTGCCTCAACGGACGCCCCTTGAAGAAGGACCTGGAAGAGGCCCTGGGGCGCGAGGCGGCCATGGAAAACGACGCCAACTGCTTCGCCCTGGCCGAGGCCCTGCTGGGCGCCGGACGCGGATATTCCTGCGTCTTCGGCGTCATCATGGGCACCGGGGTGGGCGGCGGCATCGTGCTGGATGGACGCGTCCACTCGGGACGGCTGCTGATCGGAGGCGAATGGGGACACCAAAAGCTCTACCCGGGCGGGAATCCTTGCTACTGCGGACAGAAAGGATGCGTCGAGACCTACCTCTCGGGTCCGGCGCTGGAGGGCCGCTGGGAAGAAGACCAGGGAGGACCCTCCTTAAGCCTGGCCGAGATCGTCGAGTGGGTGGAAGCCCACCCCCAGGAACAGCGCTGCAAGAGCTGGAAAGACGGATTCCTGACCGACTTCGGATTGGCCCTCTCCAATGTCGTCAATGTGCTCGACCCTGACGCCATAGTGCTGGGAGGCGGTGTTTCCAACGTGGCCTTTCTCTACGGACAAGGTCTGGACTCGCTCCACGAGTACGTTTTCAGCGACTATTGCGATACCCCGGTTAAGAAAAACCAACTGGGCGATTCGTCGGGAGTTTTCGGGGCGGCTTGCTTGACCCTCTGA
- a CDS encoding universal stress protein, with product MAFKKILCAVDFSDDSIEALNRAVDLARQSGSARLFILHALEAQPVFSQYLPPEGLGELTVDLQEKAHEAMEKLVEQFRARLKDVNFKTQISSGRGFEEILENANVWGADLIVVGSHGSAGLDQVVLGSTTGRVLERAPCSVLIVRRNP from the coding sequence ATGGCATTTAAGAAGATCCTCTGCGCCGTCGACTTCTCGGACGATTCCATCGAGGCCCTCAACAGGGCCGTGGACCTGGCCCGGCAAAGCGGCTCGGCGCGTTTGTTCATATTGCACGCCCTGGAAGCCCAACCCGTTTTTTCACAGTATCTTCCGCCCGAAGGTCTGGGAGAACTGACCGTCGATCTTCAGGAAAAGGCCCACGAGGCCATGGAAAAGCTGGTCGAGCAATTCAGGGCCAGGCTGAAGGACGTCAACTTCAAGACCCAAATCAGCAGCGGACGCGGGTTCGAGGAGATACTGGAGAACGCCAACGTATGGGGCGCCGACCTGATCGTGGTGGGCTCGCACGGTTCGGCCGGCCTCGACCAGGTGGTGTTGGGCAGCACCACAGGACGCGTCCTGGAACGGGCTCCCTGTTCCGTCCTCATCGTACGCCGCAACCCCTAA